A section of the Leptospira kobayashii genome encodes:
- a CDS encoding Lsa16 family lipoprotein adhesin → MKKTILISTLALAGFVNCSHNAQVAWHKLCDAKTNKATLDFTVPLYAEADNKSNVVEFVPVGTVVKVFENRNHNVWAPRYFIRVQTAKNEGYMNPKCFIVNQDPEQSVWRYSKNLVKDYKFFYDPNDKEHYPKGYEYGTLKDLPKDKIPLAELTKGLEDTEYVNKNILKQN, encoded by the coding sequence ATGAAAAAGACAATCCTAATTAGCACTCTCGCTTTAGCAGGCTTTGTAAATTGTTCTCATAATGCGCAAGTTGCTTGGCATAAACTTTGTGATGCAAAAACAAACAAGGCAACATTGGATTTTACGGTTCCGTTGTATGCGGAAGCGGATAACAAGTCCAATGTGGTTGAATTTGTTCCGGTAGGAACCGTCGTAAAAGTTTTTGAAAACAGAAATCATAACGTATGGGCGCCGAGATATTTTATCCGTGTTCAAACTGCGAAGAATGAAGGTTATATGAACCCGAAATGTTTCATAGTGAATCAAGACCCGGAACAAAGCGTATGGCGTTATTCTAAAAACCTTGTGAAAGATTACAAATTCTTCTATGACCCGAATGATAAAGAACATTATCCTAAAGGTTATGAGTACGGAACTTTGAAAGATCTTCCTAAAGATAAGATTCCTTTGGCTGAACTTACAAAGGGATTGGAAGATACGGAATACGTGAATAAAAACATTCTGAAACAAAACTAA
- a CDS encoding AAA domain-containing protein: MNNIISKSLDETLQITKSSVLVERELERNLFQKEKSNSKNNLKGLSIDDHFYITGDIWRISISVSSPNANKSWLRQGAPALLEREDFSLVVQIYQVKEKLIILQYKGEIEIPEETSFTLSPWYSESTYDAYLEAIDTLAQKKDKRARDLLSWILGFNKNEKPSPPKLQNIASYSEKLLDINDYAFLYGPPGTGKTTVLTESIQKWKAQGKSILALAPTNFAADYLVEKAVSQGLRPLRLGNSAKIKESVQDYLLDTALEESEEQKQINIWRKEWQNLKKKAFAWKRNFGAEEREERKQLQKEAKELIKLIGSSQKRVKERIIANADLVVSTFLGAWNFFEEGKKFDIVVVDECTQAWESACYMAILMGEKVIFAGDPKQLPPTFLDTNTSQMKSFLEKGIEEDDGTRTIFLETQYRMHNDILSFSNSEFYDSKVITSDSLSPSVSSNIKSVLGSDKNLFWIDTAGSDASEETSEEDESTFNTMEADLILELLGNDINKSSITILSPYRAQIDLIKEKISKEFSGGTDLPMVQTIDSFQGREADTIILSFVRTNDEGEIGFLKDYRRLNVGLTRAKSTLILIGDSVTLCSDKVYSRLFETVQIIGEHRTIFEFLY; the protein is encoded by the coding sequence ATGAATAATATAATTTCAAAGAGTCTGGACGAAACCCTTCAAATCACAAAAAGTTCGGTTCTTGTAGAAAGAGAATTGGAACGAAACTTATTTCAAAAAGAAAAATCAAATTCCAAAAACAATCTCAAAGGATTATCCATCGACGATCACTTCTATATAACAGGAGATATATGGAGAATCTCCATATCCGTCTCAAGCCCTAACGCAAACAAATCCTGGTTGAGGCAAGGTGCTCCTGCATTACTGGAAAGAGAAGATTTTTCCCTGGTTGTACAAATTTACCAAGTGAAAGAGAAACTCATCATTTTACAATACAAAGGTGAAATCGAAATTCCGGAAGAAACATCGTTTACGCTTTCTCCTTGGTATTCCGAATCAACTTATGATGCCTACTTGGAAGCGATCGATACTCTCGCGCAAAAAAAAGATAAACGTGCCCGAGACCTACTCTCCTGGATTTTAGGCTTCAACAAAAACGAAAAACCAAGTCCGCCAAAACTTCAAAACATAGCTTCTTATTCGGAAAAATTACTGGATATTAATGATTATGCCTTTCTATACGGACCACCTGGAACCGGTAAGACGACTGTTCTTACGGAATCGATTCAAAAATGGAAAGCGCAAGGAAAATCGATTCTAGCACTTGCACCTACCAATTTTGCTGCGGATTACCTAGTGGAAAAAGCGGTAAGTCAAGGGCTAAGACCGCTCCGTTTGGGAAATTCCGCAAAAATCAAAGAATCCGTCCAAGATTATTTACTGGATACTGCTCTGGAAGAATCCGAGGAACAAAAACAAATCAACATTTGGCGAAAAGAATGGCAAAATCTGAAAAAGAAAGCGTTCGCATGGAAAAGGAATTTCGGCGCTGAGGAAAGAGAAGAAAGGAAACAGCTCCAGAAAGAAGCGAAAGAACTGATTAAATTAATCGGTAGTTCTCAAAAGAGAGTCAAAGAAAGAATCATTGCAAATGCTGATTTGGTAGTATCGACTTTTTTAGGAGCCTGGAATTTTTTCGAAGAAGGAAAAAAGTTCGATATAGTTGTAGTGGACGAATGCACTCAAGCCTGGGAAAGCGCCTGTTATATGGCTATTCTTATGGGAGAAAAAGTAATATTCGCAGGAGACCCGAAACAGCTTCCACCGACTTTTCTGGATACGAATACCTCTCAAATGAAATCATTCCTGGAAAAAGGAATCGAAGAAGATGACGGAACCAGAACAATCTTTTTAGAAACGCAGTATCGGATGCACAACGATATTCTATCTTTTTCAAATAGCGAATTTTATGACTCCAAAGTGATTACAAGCGATTCTCTCTCTCCTTCGGTAAGTTCAAATATCAAATCGGTCTTAGGTTCCGACAAAAATCTTTTTTGGATCGATACCGCAGGTTCCGACGCTTCGGAAGAAACGAGCGAAGAAGACGAATCCACATTTAATACGATGGAAGCGGACCTTATCTTGGAACTTCTTGGGAATGACATCAATAAATCCTCCATCACGATTCTTTCTCCCTATCGGGCTCAGATAGATCTGATTAAAGAAAAAATAAGCAAAGAATTTTCCGGTGGAACCGATCTACCGATGGTTCAGACTATCGATTCTTTTCAAGGAAGAGAGGCGGACACGATCATTCTATCTTTCGTTAGAACGAACGACGAAGGAGAGATCGGTTTTTTGAAAGATTATCGAAGGCTAAACGTAGGATTGACAAGAGCTAAATCAACTCTCATTCTGATAGGAGATAGCGTCACTCTCTGCTCGGACAAAGTATATTCCAGATTATTTGAAACTGTTCAAATCATAGGAGAACATAGAACTATTTTTGAATTTTTATACTGA
- a CDS encoding crotonase/enoyl-CoA hydratase family protein, translated as MTSYPFFEIEQERNVAIVYLNKPEKRNAMDWSFWRDLPAVIDDINRNPSVHCFMIAGKGKSFSTGLDLDNFFNEFSSVVQGELGDNREKLYHLILTMQKGINAIYDSLKPSVSVIQKHCIGGGLDLISATDVRYASQDASFSLREAKVGIVADMGSLQRLPGIIGQGNTRELALTGKDIDATEALRMGLVTKVLPDFDSLLKEGKNTAHEIAENPTLVIRGVKQVLNYGVGKSLSDSLNYVAVWNSSMLDSKDFRSAIQGFRERKRPTFNLETRRLND; from the coding sequence ATGACTTCCTATCCGTTTTTCGAAATAGAACAAGAAAGAAATGTTGCAATTGTTTACTTAAACAAGCCTGAAAAAAGAAACGCAATGGATTGGTCTTTCTGGAGAGACCTACCCGCGGTCATTGATGACATCAATCGGAATCCGTCCGTTCATTGCTTTATGATTGCCGGGAAAGGAAAATCCTTTTCTACGGGACTTGATTTGGATAATTTTTTCAACGAATTCAGTTCTGTCGTACAAGGCGAATTAGGCGACAATCGGGAAAAGCTCTATCATCTGATTCTAACCATGCAAAAAGGGATCAATGCGATTTACGATTCTCTCAAACCTTCGGTTTCCGTTATCCAAAAACATTGTATTGGCGGTGGTTTGGACCTGATTTCTGCAACTGACGTTCGTTATGCCTCACAAGACGCTTCTTTCTCCTTACGGGAAGCTAAAGTGGGGATCGTTGCGGATATGGGATCTCTCCAAAGATTGCCCGGCATCATCGGCCAGGGAAATACCAGAGAACTTGCACTGACCGGAAAAGACATTGATGCAACCGAAGCGTTGAGAATGGGACTTGTTACAAAAGTACTTCCCGATTTCGATTCTTTACTCAAAGAGGGAAAGAACACAGCGCATGAAATCGCGGAGAATCCGACTCTGGTAATTCGCGGAGTAAAACAAGTATTAAACTATGGGGTAGGCAAATCTCTTTCTGATTCCTTGAATTATGTAGCGGTTTGGAATTCCAGTATGTTGGATTCCAAAGATTTTCGTTCCGCCATCCAAGGCTTTCGGGAAAGAAAAAGACCTACATTCAATCTTGAAACAAGAAGGTTGAACGATTAA
- a CDS encoding adenylate/guanylate cyclase domain-containing protein — MGQKRTIATSASEERLEKLLEERLKSGANQTVIDNRIWDLFGETWCVMFTDLSGFSRGVAQFGIIHFLQTIYESQRILIPVLDEYDGILLKDEGDSFLVLFRNTNKAIQCAIQMQKTVKKYNEGKLAEEQILLCVGLGYGKILKIGDTDVFGSEVNAASKLGEDTAKAWDILVTSSVKENAETVVDFDFEEIEDVPPGADGAFRLMYSLDDSKWVVL; from the coding sequence ATGGGTCAAAAACGTACTATTGCCACTTCCGCTTCGGAAGAAAGACTCGAAAAACTTTTAGAAGAAAGACTGAAATCAGGTGCAAATCAAACCGTTATTGACAATAGGATTTGGGATCTTTTCGGAGAGACATGGTGTGTGATGTTCACGGATCTGTCCGGCTTTTCTCGTGGGGTGGCTCAGTTCGGAATCATTCATTTTTTACAAACGATCTACGAGTCTCAAAGAATCCTGATTCCGGTATTGGACGAATACGATGGGATTTTATTAAAAGATGAAGGGGATAGTTTTTTGGTATTGTTCCGGAACACTAATAAGGCCATTCAGTGTGCGATACAGATGCAAAAAACGGTTAAAAAATATAACGAAGGTAAGTTGGCAGAAGAGCAGATTTTGTTATGCGTTGGCTTAGGATACGGAAAGATTCTGAAGATTGGAGATACCGATGTTTTTGGATCCGAAGTGAATGCAGCTTCCAAACTAGGAGAGGATACAGCAAAAGCATGGGATATTTTAGTGACTAGTTCCGTAAAAGAAAATGCGGAGACTGTAGTTGATTTCGATTTTGAAGAGATCGAAGATGTTCCTCCGGGGGCTGACGGAGCATTTCGCCTTATGTATTCTTTGGATGATTCCAAGTGGGTGGTTTTATGA
- a CDS encoding PAS domain-containing sensor histidine kinase has protein sequence MDYPRPKTFEEALDRIAALEKEISNSKLFQISEERYRKMFEFDTDAIVVFDPVSGFFVEANPSACDFFHYSKNELLGMTPYGLSPDYQPDGKYSQDAAMFYIEETIRTGSCIFDWTHKDKFGQTIPCEIHTLAIPYFDGSLHVRGLIKDKRKILELEKQIIKNQDLITRITKTLPGILYILNLEDRSYTYFNNNFENLLGYQETEFSSFNSTDLLNSHVHPEDTDNLREHLQIMLENPSLPSKELEFRLRKKTGDYLWLHTWETVFKLNKATGRVEEILGIAQDVTKVKQQEIYLKENDFRFKTIAEQTGLIVYEYDIPSGKIYWEGAIKEVLGYTKAEFDLDIIGWAKLIHPDDIFRVQKNLEFSIRNEISFKDTYRFKTKEGNYIDINERGVYVKGDHFHSTRMFGVLEDVTSKRLAEEEIRKSEERFRIVAEQTAQMLYEVDMETENIIWAGAITKVTGYSEEEFKRFNLSEWFDSIHPDERANSKEIFESAKIGSGIYNDIYRFKKKDGDYIYLEDRGTFLKDDSGNITHMFGVMEDVNEKRLYEEELKSSEERFRTFYQLTNEPVLIIDPLDGKILDTNPALHTLFEFEKHEMLGSFLDKLFSRPSLIKDLTLNLDDPVVPISVEGITKNEKRIPLLVSGRLFIIGKQERFLISVLDLSSLKEAETLRRAIQDIEERNRLIQDQKAELEFAIDTLKKTQNKLILSEKMASLGQLIAGIAHEINNPIGAMKASSELIQDSLENLQSNLHRFIQLFKTSPENILEEVKEWIQVSSHLDNMRHGMEARKLKKKLTEELNLLNVKNPSHIADEIVDMGIQDSLDQIKLFTKYQDFYEIFTFGMYHIRSFQHLNSIRESIGRIAKIVYALKNFSHIDISGMKAPTNIAKNLETVLTIHQNQLKKGIEVIKEFEECPDIPCYADDLMQAWTNLIFNAIQAMNYKGTLTIKIKNAEAHIIVSIKDTGTGIPIEIQPRIFEPFFTTKAPGEGSGLGLDIVKRVIEKHEGEIRFLTSKNGTEFQIFLPK, from the coding sequence ATGGATTATCCGAGGCCAAAGACATTTGAAGAAGCTCTCGATCGAATTGCAGCTTTAGAAAAAGAAATTAGCAATAGCAAACTATTTCAAATTTCAGAAGAGCGATATCGTAAAATGTTCGAATTTGATACGGACGCTATCGTTGTATTTGATCCGGTCAGTGGCTTTTTCGTGGAAGCAAATCCAAGTGCTTGTGATTTTTTCCATTATAGCAAAAACGAATTATTAGGAATGACCCCTTACGGTCTTAGTCCGGATTATCAGCCGGATGGCAAATATTCTCAAGATGCAGCCATGTTTTATATCGAAGAGACGATAAGAACAGGTTCCTGCATTTTTGATTGGACGCATAAGGATAAATTCGGCCAAACCATTCCTTGCGAGATTCATACACTGGCGATTCCCTACTTCGACGGTAGTCTGCATGTAAGAGGACTTATTAAAGATAAAAGAAAAATTTTGGAATTGGAAAAACAAATTATCAAAAACCAAGATTTGATCACCAGAATTACCAAAACGCTTCCGGGAATTTTATATATCTTAAACCTAGAAGACCGATCCTATACTTATTTTAATAATAATTTCGAAAACCTTCTAGGCTACCAAGAAACGGAGTTTTCTTCCTTCAACTCAACAGACCTGCTAAATTCCCATGTCCATCCGGAAGACACGGACAACCTGAGAGAACATTTACAAATCATGTTGGAAAATCCCAGTCTGCCTTCAAAAGAATTGGAATTCCGTTTAAGAAAAAAAACAGGCGACTATCTTTGGTTACATACCTGGGAAACAGTTTTCAAACTAAACAAGGCGACCGGCAGAGTGGAGGAAATTCTCGGAATTGCACAAGATGTAACAAAAGTTAAGCAACAAGAAATTTACTTAAAAGAGAATGACTTCCGTTTTAAAACGATAGCGGAACAAACCGGGCTCATCGTTTACGAATATGATATTCCTTCGGGAAAGATATACTGGGAAGGAGCCATCAAAGAGGTATTAGGTTATACGAAAGCGGAATTCGATTTGGATATCATCGGTTGGGCGAAATTAATTCATCCTGACGATATTTTTCGGGTTCAGAAAAATTTGGAATTTTCCATCCGAAACGAAATCTCCTTTAAAGACACTTATCGATTTAAAACAAAAGAAGGGAATTATATCGATATTAACGAAAGAGGCGTCTATGTAAAAGGAGACCACTTTCATTCCACTAGAATGTTCGGTGTGTTGGAAGATGTTACTTCCAAAAGATTGGCCGAAGAAGAAATCAGAAAGAGCGAGGAAAGATTTCGAATCGTTGCGGAACAAACCGCTCAAATGTTATACGAAGTCGATATGGAGACTGAAAATATAATATGGGCCGGCGCTATAACTAAGGTTACAGGATACTCGGAGGAAGAATTCAAAAGGTTCAATCTGTCCGAATGGTTCGATTCGATTCACCCTGACGAAAGAGCGAATTCCAAAGAAATTTTCGAGTCCGCAAAAATCGGGTCCGGTATTTACAACGATATTTATCGTTTCAAAAAAAAAGACGGCGATTATATATACCTGGAAGATAGGGGAACTTTCCTAAAAGACGATTCCGGAAATATCACTCATATGTTCGGAGTCATGGAAGATGTTAACGAAAAACGTCTTTATGAAGAAGAGCTTAAATCAAGCGAAGAAAGATTCCGTACTTTCTATCAACTTACAAACGAACCGGTCCTCATTATTGATCCGTTAGATGGTAAAATATTAGATACAAACCCCGCTTTGCATACCTTATTTGAATTCGAGAAACACGAAATGTTGGGATCATTCCTTGATAAACTGTTTTCCAGACCGTCACTTATCAAAGACCTGACTTTGAATCTGGATGATCCCGTGGTTCCTATTTCCGTCGAAGGAATTACAAAAAACGAGAAAAGGATTCCCCTGCTCGTTTCTGGCAGACTTTTCATTATAGGAAAACAGGAACGATTTCTTATTTCCGTATTGGATCTTTCTTCATTGAAGGAAGCGGAAACACTTAGGCGTGCAATCCAGGATATTGAAGAAAGAAACAGATTGATCCAGGATCAAAAAGCGGAACTTGAATTTGCGATAGATACTTTGAAAAAAACCCAAAATAAATTGATACTTTCCGAAAAGATGGCATCTCTCGGGCAATTGATAGCAGGGATCGCACATGAAATCAATAATCCTATCGGAGCGATGAAAGCATCGAGCGAACTCATCCAAGATAGTTTGGAAAATCTTCAATCGAATTTACATCGCTTCATTCAATTATTCAAAACTTCACCTGAAAACATATTGGAAGAAGTAAAGGAATGGATTCAAGTTTCCTCCCATCTGGATAATATGCGACACGGGATGGAAGCGCGTAAGCTCAAAAAAAAACTAACAGAGGAATTGAATCTTCTGAATGTAAAAAATCCTTCCCATATCGCAGATGAAATCGTTGATATGGGAATCCAAGATAGTCTGGATCAAATCAAATTGTTTACGAAGTATCAGGATTTTTATGAAATTTTCACCTTCGGAATGTATCATATTCGTTCTTTTCAACATTTAAATTCCATTCGCGAGTCCATTGGTCGTATTGCAAAGATTGTATATGCTTTAAAAAACTTCTCTCATATTGATATCTCCGGAATGAAAGCGCCTACGAATATCGCGAAAAACCTGGAAACAGTTTTAACAATCCATCAAAACCAACTGAAAAAAGGAATAGAAGTTATTAAGGAATTCGAAGAATGTCCGGATATTCCATGTTATGCGGATGACTTGATGCAAGCCTGGACCAATCTCATATTCAATGCGATCCAGGCTATGAATTACAAAGGAACCCTAACGATCAAAATCAAAAATGCGGAAGCCCATATCATTGTTTCCATCAAAGACACCGGTACAGGGATTCCGATTGAAATACAACCTCGCATCTTCGAACCCTTTTTTACAACAAAGGCACCGGGAGAAGGAAGCGGGCTCGGACTAGATATAGTAAAAAGAGTGATAGAAAAACACGAAGGAGAAATCCGCTTTCTCACTTCCAAGAACGGAACCGAATTTCAAATCTTTCTTCCCAAATAA
- a CDS encoding prolipoprotein diacylglyceryl transferase, translating to MIDRIPIPNPFGWEGLSTFSLLMMLAFLVGSYTLPKELARKKLDPSHSDWLIFLGILGTLIGAKVFFIFEIWDQIFVNVPGYEGRFIYPITHWNGFPGQPGLWSSLFSGGGLVFFGGLLFGMLFIILYFRYFKLDTAAYLDAVVPSVSIGYAIGRLGCFISGDGCYGFATEANIPFFVFEFHGAHPSGVPVWNTPVMESIMAFGYFAYFQYWARYQNFKKLSIGAQFLILHGIARLSIEFLRVNKAVFPFIDPPNMVNIPDASGNPTFLTGYYWHGFSQSQYISLALIIAGVIMMVRGKLWQKEVQPA from the coding sequence ATGATTGATCGAATTCCAATACCTAACCCATTTGGATGGGAAGGACTTTCCACTTTTAGCCTTCTGATGATGTTGGCATTCCTTGTCGGTTCTTATACCTTACCGAAAGAATTAGCTAGAAAAAAACTAGACCCAAGTCATTCCGATTGGCTGATATTTCTTGGAATTTTAGGCACTTTGATTGGTGCGAAAGTGTTTTTCATTTTTGAAATTTGGGATCAAATTTTTGTGAACGTTCCCGGATACGAAGGTAGATTTATCTATCCTATCACTCATTGGAATGGATTCCCGGGACAACCCGGACTTTGGTCTTCCCTGTTTAGCGGAGGGGGACTAGTATTCTTCGGAGGCTTGCTTTTCGGAATGCTATTCATTATCCTCTATTTCAGATACTTTAAACTGGATACTGCGGCATATCTGGATGCGGTCGTTCCGTCCGTTAGCATCGGCTATGCGATCGGGAGATTGGGATGTTTTATCAGCGGAGACGGATGTTACGGATTTGCAACGGAAGCCAACATTCCTTTTTTCGTTTTCGAATTTCATGGCGCCCACCCTTCCGGCGTCCCCGTATGGAATACTCCCGTCATGGAATCCATTATGGCATTCGGATATTTTGCTTATTTCCAATACTGGGCACGTTACCAAAATTTTAAAAAATTAAGCATTGGCGCCCAATTTCTGATTCTTCATGGAATTGCCCGACTATCTATCGAATTCCTTCGCGTCAACAAAGCTGTTTTTCCGTTTATCGACCCGCCTAATATGGTAAATATTCCGGATGCAAGTGGCAATCCCACCTTTCTGACAGGATACTATTGGCATGGATTCTCCCAATCCCAATATATATCTCTTGCATTGATAATTGCAGGTGTGATAATGATGGTCCGAGGAAAACTCTGGCAAAAAGAGGTGCAACCCGCATGA
- a CDS encoding DUF1564 family protein produces MAKKPTYLSHPISINVYNNVSKMDRYTSIGAMFLVPAHLQMKLESLVRNRTFAQAFRSLLRNYVESTVNCRGVRATSVNRAYQSEGLNLKRIGVKVREVDLIEFGVIATYLGVSKCWLFSYMLEMDDIGWGEVLGEMGVVRPLALLPQLKLTLTTKPSWPGSFFRVRLIYRL; encoded by the coding sequence ATGGCAAAAAAACCAACTTATCTCAGTCACCCTATCTCTATCAACGTTTACAATAATGTATCTAAAATGGATCGATACACTTCTATCGGTGCTATGTTTCTTGTTCCGGCTCATCTTCAGATGAAATTGGAATCTTTGGTTCGGAATCGAACCTTCGCTCAAGCATTTCGTTCGCTTTTGCGAAATTATGTGGAGTCTACAGTAAATTGTCGTGGCGTAAGAGCTACTTCCGTGAATCGGGCCTACCAATCGGAAGGACTGAATTTGAAAAGAATTGGGGTAAAGGTAAGGGAAGTGGATTTGATTGAATTCGGTGTTATTGCGACTTATCTCGGGGTTTCGAAATGTTGGTTGTTTTCGTATATGTTGGAGATGGATGATATTGGGTGGGGGGAGGTTTTGGGGGAGATGGGGGTGGTTAGACCTCTAGCCCTCCTCCCCCAACTCAAACTCACCCTCACTACAAAACCTTCTTGGCCAGGTAGTTTCTTTCGGGTTCGTTTGATCTATCGATTATAA
- a CDS encoding c-type cytochrome, whose product MKNIILRLLFALALLSLANCEYKTPVWEYFPNMYDSPARESQEADSFSRNGAASRIPPQGAIPVGYYPYPYTAVATPDNLTNPDKGLKNPIVKANLGDLMLGEKRYQTYCSPCHGVRGAGNGNVVGPYPRFAQSPPPVTSDKIRSWSDGQIYHIITMGRGLMGSYAFQIEPEDRWKLIAYIRKLQEFEAKNQKLSQAN is encoded by the coding sequence ATGAAAAATATCATTTTACGTTTGTTATTCGCATTAGCACTTCTTTCTTTAGCGAACTGCGAATACAAGACACCAGTTTGGGAATATTTTCCCAATATGTATGATTCTCCTGCAAGAGAATCCCAAGAGGCGGATTCGTTTTCCAGAAACGGAGCGGCTTCCCGTATTCCTCCCCAAGGTGCGATTCCTGTAGGATATTACCCTTATCCTTATACTGCTGTCGCCACTCCTGACAATCTTACAAACCCTGACAAAGGATTGAAAAATCCGATCGTAAAAGCGAATTTAGGTGATTTGATGTTAGGTGAAAAAAGATACCAAACCTATTGTTCTCCTTGTCATGGAGTTCGTGGAGCTGGAAACGGAAACGTAGTCGGTCCTTATCCAAGGTTTGCTCAGTCTCCTCCTCCTGTGACTTCGGACAAAATCCGTTCCTGGTCTGACGGACAAATCTATCATATCATCACTATGGGTCGTGGTCTGATGGGAAGTTATGCTTTCCAGATCGAACCGGAAGATCGTTGGAAACTCATTGCTTACATTCGTAAATTGCAAGAGTTCGAAGCCAAAAATCAAAAGCTGAGCCAGGCAAACTAG
- a CDS encoding DUF3341 domain-containing protein, translated as MYLPKLEQFHKYKEMEEGVFGLFDTPDAIIHAAEKTKEKNYEGFDCLLPYPVHGIDEAMGTPRSGLPWVTFFAGIFGCTIGILFQYLTHAHDWPLNIAGKSLNAWFAYVPIIFELTVFAAGIYTVVALFFLSGLPKANRRILHKDITSHKFALWIPKHAKGYNESEVVSFIKGLGGTEVTVVKSENK; from the coding sequence ATGTATCTTCCTAAACTAGAACAATTTCATAAATACAAAGAGATGGAAGAAGGGGTTTTCGGCCTCTTCGACACTCCCGATGCGATCATTCATGCAGCGGAAAAAACCAAGGAAAAAAACTACGAAGGTTTTGATTGCCTGCTTCCTTATCCTGTTCACGGGATTGACGAAGCGATGGGAACACCTAGATCGGGACTTCCTTGGGTGACTTTCTTTGCAGGGATTTTCGGATGCACGATCGGTATTTTATTTCAATACCTAACACACGCTCATGACTGGCCTTTGAATATCGCAGGTAAGTCTTTGAACGCATGGTTTGCTTACGTTCCCATCATTTTCGAATTAACCGTTTTCGCAGCAGGTATTTACACTGTTGTGGCCCTCTTTTTCCTTTCCGGTCTTCCTAAGGCAAATAGAAGGATTCTTCATAAAGACATCACTTCTCATAAATTTGCCCTTTGGATTCCGAAACATGCAAAAGGTTATAACGAATCGGAAGTTGTTTCCTTTATCAAAGGACTCGGCGGCACGGAAGTGACTGTTGTAAAATCGGAGAACAAATAG
- a CDS encoding tetratricopeptide repeat protein has product MNYFFTLIREAKEREEEKEFTKAFNLYTQSEQHTKNQASLIKIKAKKAWCLHSVGNPKETDSLFQEILASFPKSPLSTVVYSKYLIKTKRYKAAKNLLAKGIEEFPTYLENYLILASLLKDTERSEEAIEILKLALSQEELTRARGIDRKDIWAELGSLYFSRGDFNSSLACLKKSQKMSKEEDFLHYDVLSLCYLELEDPDNALKSIHLFLEYRGEIDPDILLILARAQCRLGLIDEAAQNLIQAYSYEDSLSLKAHDFIDFAPLLRNGFFTTLENIEWEDE; this is encoded by the coding sequence ATGAACTATTTTTTTACACTGATTCGGGAGGCAAAAGAAAGGGAGGAAGAGAAGGAATTCACCAAAGCATTCAATCTTTATACCCAAAGCGAACAACATACGAAAAACCAAGCCTCTCTTATCAAGATTAAAGCGAAAAAAGCATGGTGTTTGCATTCCGTCGGTAATCCCAAAGAAACAGATTCATTATTCCAGGAAATTCTCGCCTCATTCCCCAAATCACCGTTAAGTACTGTTGTATATTCTAAATATCTAATTAAAACAAAGCGGTATAAAGCGGCCAAAAACCTACTTGCTAAGGGCATCGAAGAATTTCCCACTTATCTGGAAAATTACCTGATCCTCGCTTCCCTTCTAAAAGATACGGAAAGATCCGAAGAAGCGATTGAAATTTTGAAACTAGCTCTTTCTCAGGAAGAATTAACCAGGGCAAGAGGAATCGACAGAAAAGATATCTGGGCGGAACTGGGGTCTCTTTACTTTTCCAGAGGAGATTTCAATTCATCACTCGCTTGTTTAAAAAAATCACAGAAGATGTCGAAAGAAGAAGATTTTCTTCATTACGATGTGCTATCCTTGTGTTATTTGGAGTTGGAAGATCCTGATAATGCCCTGAAAAGCATACATCTCTTTTTGGAATACAGAGGAGAGATTGATCCGGATATTCTTTTGATATTAGCGCGAGCACAATGTAGGTTGGGACTCATCGACGAAGCGGCGCAAAATCTGATTCAAGCTTACTCATATGAGGATTCGTTGTCTTTGAAAGCACATGATTTCATTGACTTCGCTCCGCTCCTCAGAAATGGTTTTTTTACAACGTTAGAAAATATAGAATGGGAAGATGAATAA